One Methanoculleus sp. 7T genomic window carries:
- a CDS encoding ORC1-type DNA replication protein, which yields MSDDKSNPMGLFKKYLTNRRIFKNREVLRHSYRPHILPHRKPQIDELASILAPALTKETPSNILIYGKTGTGKTASVRYVGTELENASALAGTKCKIVHLNCEVIDTQYRVLAQIANCLDDADRHPSDSTRNHIPMTGWPTDQVYMELKNQLESNGGVMVIILDEIDKLVKKSGDDTLYNLTRINSDLKFAKVSIIGISNDLRFTDFLDPRVLSSLSEEEIVFPPYNAPQLCDILQQRAEMAFVEGALDETVIPLCAALAAQEHGDARRALDLLRVSGELADRENASGVGEKHVRMAQEKIETDSMVECVSTLPTQSKAVLYAMLILEQMGKRIFTSGEVTVVYREIARIIDLDVLTHRRITDLISELNMLGVINTRVVSRGRYGRTKEMWFDATTSKIEEVVTRDPRLDDQRLKELDINRLRAMFR from the coding sequence ATGTCGGACGATAAAAGCAACCCAATGGGCCTATTCAAGAAATACCTGACCAATAGACGTATATTTAAGAACAGGGAAGTGCTGCGCCACAGTTATCGTCCCCACATTCTCCCTCACCGGAAGCCGCAGATTGATGAGCTCGCATCCATCCTCGCGCCCGCGCTCACAAAAGAGACGCCGTCAAACATCCTCATCTACGGCAAGACCGGGACCGGAAAGACTGCCTCGGTTCGATACGTCGGTACGGAACTCGAGAACGCCAGCGCGCTCGCCGGGACGAAGTGCAAGATCGTCCACCTCAACTGCGAAGTGATCGACACCCAGTATCGGGTCCTCGCCCAGATCGCCAACTGTCTCGACGATGCCGATCGACACCCGAGCGACAGCACCCGGAACCACATCCCGATGACCGGGTGGCCGACCGATCAGGTCTACATGGAACTCAAGAACCAACTCGAGAGCAACGGAGGGGTCATGGTGATCATCCTCGACGAGATCGACAAACTCGTCAAGAAGAGCGGCGACGACACCCTCTACAACCTCACCCGGATCAACTCCGACCTCAAGTTCGCGAAAGTAAGTATCATCGGGATCTCAAACGATCTTCGGTTCACTGATTTTCTGGACCCTCGGGTTCTCTCTTCGCTCTCGGAGGAGGAGATCGTCTTCCCCCCCTACAACGCCCCGCAACTCTGCGATATCCTCCAGCAGAGGGCGGAGATGGCGTTTGTCGAGGGGGCGCTCGACGAAACCGTCATCCCGCTCTGTGCGGCGCTTGCGGCACAGGAACACGGCGATGCCAGGCGAGCGCTCGACCTCCTCCGGGTCTCGGGGGAGCTTGCGGACCGCGAGAATGCCTCGGGCGTGGGTGAGAAGCACGTCAGGATGGCCCAGGAGAAGATCGAGACCGACAGCATGGTGGAGTGCGTCTCCACCCTCCCGACCCAGAGCAAGGCGGTCCTCTATGCGATGCTGATCCTTGAGCAGATGGGCAAGCGCATCTTCACGAGCGGCGAGGTCACGGTAGTCTACCGGGAGATCGCCCGGATCATCGACCTCGACGTCCTGACGCACCGCCGGATCACGGACCTCATCTCCGAACTCAACATGCTCGGCGTCATCAACACCCGAGTCGTCTCCCGCGGCCGCTACGGCCGGACGAAGGAGATGTGGTTCGACGCAACGACAAGCAAGATCGAAGAGGTCGTCACGCGGGACCCAAGGCTCGACGACCAGAGACTCAAAGAACTCGACATCAACCGTTTGAGAGCAATGTTCAGGTGA
- a CDS encoding Lrp/AsnC family transcriptional regulator: protein MDEKDYTLLQLLEENCRTPVSDLAVMAELSEQDARDRIGRLEEAGAIRRYAAVVDWERVGNGNVAAVIELKVSPERDFGYDRIAERIARFPQVRSLRLMTGAYDLQLLVVGPSMNEIARFVSEQIAPMDRIRETATHIIMKTYKENGTVFAERGEVERLPYSF, encoded by the coding sequence ATGGACGAAAAGGACTATACCCTTCTCCAACTGCTGGAGGAGAACTGCCGCACCCCGGTGAGCGACCTCGCGGTGATGGCCGAACTGAGTGAACAGGATGCGAGAGACCGGATCGGCAGGCTGGAAGAGGCCGGCGCGATCCGTCGCTACGCGGCCGTCGTCGACTGGGAACGGGTGGGGAACGGCAACGTCGCCGCGGTGATCGAGCTCAAAGTCTCGCCCGAGCGGGACTTCGGCTACGACAGGATCGCGGAGCGGATCGCCCGGTTCCCGCAGGTCCGGTCGCTCCGGCTGATGACCGGCGCTTACGACCTTCAGCTGCTGGTGGTCGGGCCGAGCATGAACGAGATCGCCAGGTTCGTATCCGAGCAGATCGCTCCCATGGACCGGATCCGGGAGACGGCGACGCACATCATCATGAAGACCTACAAGGAGAACGGCACCGTCTTCGCCGAGCGCGGAGAGGTCGAGCGTCTCCCGTATTCATTCTGA
- a CDS encoding ATP-dependent DNA helicase has protein sequence MEIAGLPIPPELAHQYAERGITELYPPQAACVEAGLFYGKNLLIAIPTASGKTLVAEMAMHHQVGKGGKCLYIVPLRALASEKFEEFSEKGLRVGIATGDFDRRDDYLGRNDIIVATSEKVDSLLRNRTPWLSEITLLVLDEVHLIDDPSRGATLEMVIAKLRHKNPGMQIIALSATIGNPEDLAGWLDAELVESDWRPVDLREGVFFQSGIQFADGNREVERRSKYEDLDLVLDTVNEGGQCLVFVSSRKNAEAFAKRAASGLKLANPTLAGYADRLRSKAETDMGRTLAACVAQGAAFHHAGLAREERQIVEAGFREGHIKAIASTPTLAAGLNLPARRVIVRDYLRFNAGEGMVPIPVREYRQMAGRAGRPHLDPYGEAVLIAKSEEMVDELFDCYIEAPAEDVRSQCANEAVLCTHILSLVATGFARERDEVLGFMDGTFYAYRGESPAAMKRAVYRVLEFLREAEMITEVGEWLEPTEYGSLVSRLYIDPRSAEVIVTAMTGRKEYTDIGLLHLLCSTPDMPTLFVRRDDIYVLDRFLADHRDDLWMEIPWDAGEGFDRSLKTALLLADWADEVGEDVICERYNVGPGDVYGMVESVAWLVHASRQLAGLFAPHLAGPIEEMELRTKHGIKKELLPLIRLRGIGRVRARRLFNNNLGSIEALRAAGPEKVGRVLGQGIAAQIFEQLDGARDEIKEVGEEQSTLSRFG, from the coding sequence ATGGAGATAGCCGGCCTGCCCATCCCGCCGGAACTGGCTCACCAGTATGCAGAGCGCGGGATCACGGAACTCTACCCGCCGCAGGCAGCCTGCGTCGAAGCAGGGCTTTTTTACGGGAAGAATCTCCTCATCGCGATCCCGACGGCGAGCGGCAAGACCCTCGTCGCCGAGATGGCGATGCACCATCAGGTTGGGAAGGGAGGCAAGTGTCTCTACATCGTCCCGCTGCGGGCGCTCGCGAGCGAGAAGTTCGAGGAGTTCTCGGAGAAGGGCCTCCGCGTCGGTATCGCCACCGGCGACTTCGATCGAAGGGACGACTACCTCGGGAGAAACGACATCATCGTGGCGACGAGCGAGAAAGTGGACTCGCTCCTGCGGAACCGGACGCCGTGGCTTTCCGAGATCACCCTGCTCGTCCTCGATGAGGTTCACCTGATCGACGACCCCTCCCGGGGAGCGACCCTCGAGATGGTCATCGCGAAGCTCAGGCACAAAAACCCGGGTATGCAGATCATCGCCCTCTCCGCCACCATCGGCAACCCCGAGGACCTGGCAGGGTGGCTGGATGCCGAACTGGTCGAGAGCGACTGGCGGCCGGTCGACCTCCGGGAAGGGGTCTTCTTCCAGAGCGGCATTCAGTTCGCTGACGGCAACCGGGAGGTCGAGCGCCGGAGCAAGTACGAGGACCTAGACCTCGTCCTCGACACGGTGAATGAAGGAGGGCAGTGCCTGGTCTTCGTCAGTTCCCGGAAGAACGCCGAAGCGTTTGCAAAACGCGCGGCGTCGGGGCTGAAACTCGCAAACCCGACCCTCGCAGGCTACGCCGACAGACTGCGCTCAAAGGCGGAGACCGATATGGGGAGGACGCTTGCCGCCTGCGTGGCCCAAGGGGCCGCGTTCCACCACGCTGGTCTCGCGCGGGAGGAACGCCAGATCGTTGAAGCGGGGTTCAGGGAAGGGCATATCAAGGCGATAGCATCCACCCCGACGCTCGCCGCCGGCTTAAACCTCCCTGCCCGACGGGTGATCGTCCGCGACTACCTCCGGTTCAACGCCGGGGAGGGGATGGTGCCGATCCCGGTCCGAGAGTACCGCCAGATGGCCGGGCGGGCCGGGCGGCCGCACCTCGACCCCTACGGCGAGGCCGTCCTGATCGCGAAGTCCGAGGAGATGGTCGACGAACTCTTCGACTGCTACATCGAGGCGCCGGCCGAGGACGTCAGGAGCCAGTGCGCGAACGAGGCGGTCCTCTGCACTCACATCCTCTCGCTCGTCGCCACCGGGTTCGCCCGGGAACGCGACGAGGTTCTGGGGTTCATGGACGGGACGTTCTACGCCTACCGGGGCGAGAGCCCGGCCGCGATGAAACGGGCGGTCTACCGGGTGCTTGAGTTCCTGCGGGAAGCCGAGATGATCACCGAGGTGGGGGAGTGGCTCGAGCCCACCGAGTACGGGTCGCTCGTCTCCCGGCTCTACATCGACCCCCGGAGCGCCGAGGTGATCGTGACGGCGATGACCGGCAGGAAGGAGTACACCGACATCGGCCTCCTGCACCTCCTCTGCTCGACGCCCGATATGCCGACGCTCTTTGTCCGGAGGGACGATATCTACGTCCTCGACCGGTTCCTCGCCGACCACCGGGACGACCTCTGGATGGAGATCCCTTGGGACGCGGGGGAGGGGTTCGACCGGAGCCTCAAGACCGCGCTCCTCCTCGCCGACTGGGCGGACGAGGTTGGCGAGGACGTGATCTGCGAGCGCTACAACGTCGGCCCCGGCGACGTCTACGGGATGGTGGAGAGCGTCGCCTGGCTGGTCCACGCGAGCCGGCAACTCGCCGGGCTCTTTGCCCCGCATCTTGCCGGGCCGATCGAGGAGATGGAACTCCGGACCAAGCACGGCATCAAGAAGGAACTCCTGCCGCTCATCAGGCTCCGCGGGATCGGGCGCGTCAGGGCGCGCCGGCTCTTCAACAACAACCTCGGGTCGATCGAGGCGCTCCGCGCGGCCGGGCCCGAGAAGGTCGGGAGGGTCCTCGGGCAGGGGATCGCCGCCCAGATATTCGAGCAGCTCGACGGGGCGCGCGACGAGATCAAGGAGGTCGGCGAAGAGCAGTCGACCCTCTCCCGGTTCGGGTGA
- a CDS encoding KH domain-containing protein, whose amino-acid sequence MTRQEMKVTAARIGVLIGKSGSTKREIEEKIGIALQIDSEEGTVTIEGEDPVAVMTAMSVVQAINRGFSPERAYRLLEDEDMMLDVIDLTDLSDTARHLERLRGRIIGKGGTSRAQIEDMTNTEISVHGKTVAIIGLPEQSETARKAVEMLIQGVPHENVYAFLDRKKKEAKREMLEYYS is encoded by the coding sequence ATGACCAGACAGGAGATGAAAGTTACAGCAGCCAGGATCGGCGTACTCATCGGCAAGAGCGGATCCACAAAACGCGAGATCGAAGAGAAGATCGGGATAGCCCTCCAGATCGACAGCGAGGAGGGGACGGTGACGATCGAGGGAGAGGACCCCGTCGCCGTCATGACGGCGATGAGCGTCGTTCAGGCGATCAACCGCGGGTTCTCGCCGGAGCGTGCATACCGCCTCCTTGAGGATGAGGATATGATGCTCGACGTGATCGACCTCACCGACCTCTCGGACACGGCCCGGCACCTCGAACGGCTTCGGGGCCGGATCATCGGCAAAGGAGGGACGTCCCGCGCCCAGATCGAGGATATGACCAACACGGAGATCTCGGTCCATGGAAAGACCGTCGCGATCATCGGACTCCCGGAGCAGAGCGAGACTGCAAGGAAAGCAGTGGAGATGCTGATCCAGGGCGTGCCTCACGAAAATGTCTATGCGTTCCTCGATCGGAAGAAGAAGGAAGCAAAACGCGAGATGCTGGAATACTACTCATGA
- the cbiB gene encoding adenosylcobinamide-phosphate synthase CbiB, translating to MVAAAVVVAASLLIDRLVGDPQSRYHPVAVLGRFIGWWGVPDRYPVRIQRLAGVAGTVATVAIFAAPFALVQFAAPWYLYLLLAPFLLKTCLAWRALEEHTAAVVRALEDGGIDAGRARVGMMVSRDTGHLEREHVLSAAYESMTENLVDSIISPLFYFGVFGLAGAAVFRAVNTMDAMLGYRDERLRIGWFPARADDVLNFIPARVTGLLLLAYFAAKGRFAPAYAALRRDAKKRPGFNGGIPMAVIAGGVGVGLEKPGVYTIGCPERTLADAGAEVVRAVRAATIIFAILEIAALFLLWSMSYT from the coding sequence ATGGTTGCGGCAGCGGTCGTAGTCGCCGCGTCGCTGCTGATCGACCGCCTGGTCGGGGACCCCCAATCCCGGTATCATCCGGTGGCGGTCCTCGGCCGGTTCATCGGGTGGTGGGGGGTTCCGGACCGTTACCCGGTTCGGATCCAGCGGCTGGCCGGCGTTGCGGGAACCGTCGCCACCGTGGCCATCTTTGCCGCGCCCTTCGCCCTGGTCCAGTTCGCCGCTCCTTGGTATCTCTACCTCCTCCTCGCGCCCTTCCTCCTCAAGACCTGCCTCGCCTGGCGGGCGCTTGAGGAGCATACCGCGGCAGTGGTGCGGGCGCTCGAGGACGGCGGCATCGATGCGGGCCGCGCCCGGGTCGGGATGATGGTGAGCCGGGATACGGGGCACCTTGAGCGCGAGCATGTCCTCTCGGCCGCCTACGAGTCGATGACCGAGAACCTTGTCGACAGCATCATCTCCCCGCTCTTCTACTTCGGGGTCTTCGGCCTCGCCGGGGCCGCGGTCTTTCGGGCGGTCAATACCATGGACGCGATGCTCGGCTACCGGGACGAGCGGCTCCGCATCGGGTGGTTCCCGGCACGCGCCGACGACGTCTTAAATTTCATCCCGGCCCGGGTCACCGGCCTTCTCCTGCTCGCCTACTTTGCGGCGAAAGGCCGGTTCGCTCCGGCCTACGCGGCGCTCCGCCGGGATGCGAAGAAGCGTCCCGGGTTCAACGGCGGGATACCCATGGCCGTCATCGCCGGCGGCGTCGGGGTCGGGCTCGAGAAACCGGGGGTCTACACGATCGGATGTCCGGAGCGGACCCTTGCGGATGCGGGCGCCGAGGTGGTCCGTGCGGTCAGGGCGGCGACGATCATCTTTGCTATCCTTGAGATCGCCGCACTATTTTTATTGTGGTCCATGAGCTATACATAG
- the pdxS gene encoding pyridoxal 5'-phosphate synthase lyase subunit PdxS, producing the protein MKLEELRFGTELIKRGFASMQKGGVIMDVVNAEQAQLAEEAGAVAIMALERVPADIRAAGGVARMADPQKIVEIIDAVSIPVMGKARIGHFVEAQILEALGVDMVDESEVLTPADEQFHIDKTRFSVPFVCGARNLGEALRRINEGAAMIRTKGEAGTGNVVEAVRHMRAIMGEIRSLQGLSGQELIDRARDIEAPAELVIECAQRGRLPVVNFSAGGIATPADAALMMQLGADGVFVGSGIFKSANPEATARAIVEAVNHYDEPKVIAEVSKGLGEAMKGLDIHMLREEEVLQTRGR; encoded by the coding sequence ATGAAACTCGAGGAACTGAGATTTGGCACCGAGCTGATCAAGCGCGGCTTTGCGTCGATGCAGAAAGGCGGCGTCATTATGGACGTAGTCAACGCAGAGCAGGCGCAGCTCGCCGAGGAGGCTGGTGCCGTCGCCATCATGGCGCTTGAGAGAGTACCTGCCGATATCAGAGCTGCCGGCGGCGTAGCCCGCATGGCCGACCCACAGAAGATCGTCGAGATCATCGATGCGGTCTCCATCCCGGTGATGGGAAAGGCGAGGATCGGCCACTTTGTCGAGGCGCAGATCCTGGAAGCGCTCGGTGTGGATATGGTCGACGAGAGCGAGGTCCTGACCCCGGCGGACGAGCAGTTCCATATCGATAAGACCCGGTTTTCAGTCCCGTTCGTCTGCGGCGCCCGCAACCTCGGGGAAGCCCTGCGCCGCATCAACGAGGGTGCGGCGATGATCCGGACGAAAGGCGAGGCCGGCACCGGCAACGTCGTGGAAGCGGTCCGCCACATGCGGGCGATCATGGGCGAGATCCGGAGCTTGCAGGGTCTCTCCGGCCAGGAGCTCATCGACCGGGCCCGCGATATCGAGGCGCCGGCGGAGCTCGTCATCGAGTGCGCACAGCGCGGCCGCCTCCCCGTGGTGAACTTCTCGGCCGGCGGCATCGCGACGCCCGCGGACGCGGCCCTGATGATGCAGCTTGGGGCCGACGGGGTCTTCGTCGGGTCGGGGATCTTCAAGTCCGCCAACCCCGAGGCGACCGCCCGGGCGATCGTGGAGGCGGTGAACCACTACGATGAGCCGAAGGTCATCGCCGAGGTGAGCAAGGGTCTTGGGGAGGCGATGAAGGGCCTCGATATCCACATGCTCCGCGAGGAAGAGGTGTTGCAGACCCGTGGGCGTTAA
- a CDS encoding adenylosuccinate synthetase: protein MSCTIIVGGFFGDEGKGKIVAHIAHQDRPSIISRGGVGPNAGHTVCIGEKEYGVRMVPSGFVYPEASLMIGSGVLVDPRVFLHEIDLLGVRDRTFIDGRCGVIEEEHIARDRGSEHLRKKIGSTGTGCGPANADRVLRTSRQAKDVPELADFITDVAEDINRALDEDSVVLLEGTQGFGISLYFGTYPYVTSKDTSASQIAADNGVGPTRIDDVIVVFKAYPTRVGEGPFSTEMSAEQSHELGIEEFGTVTHRQRRIGTWDGKMARYSAMINGCTQAAITGIDRIDSACFGATEYDQLTKKAKDFIARAEKDIGKPVTLISTGPEMSQIIDLRGEL from the coding sequence ATGAGTTGTACTATTATCGTCGGCGGGTTCTTCGGTGACGAGGGAAAAGGAAAAATCGTAGCCCACATCGCTCACCAGGACAGACCATCCATCATATCGCGGGGCGGCGTCGGTCCGAACGCCGGACACACCGTCTGTATCGGGGAGAAAGAGTACGGTGTCCGGATGGTGCCTTCGGGTTTCGTCTACCCTGAGGCGTCCCTCATGATAGGGAGCGGGGTGCTCGTCGATCCGCGGGTCTTCTTGCATGAGATCGACCTGCTCGGCGTCCGCGACAGGACCTTTATCGACGGACGGTGCGGTGTCATCGAGGAGGAGCATATCGCTCGGGATAGGGGGAGCGAGCACCTGAGGAAGAAGATCGGGAGCACGGGGACCGGGTGCGGCCCGGCAAACGCCGACCGCGTGCTCCGGACTTCCCGGCAGGCGAAAGACGTTCCGGAACTGGCTGATTTCATCACCGATGTCGCCGAGGACATCAACCGCGCCCTAGATGAGGATAGCGTGGTGCTCCTCGAGGGGACCCAGGGCTTCGGGATATCGCTCTACTTCGGGACCTACCCCTACGTGACGAGCAAAGATACGTCCGCCTCGCAGATCGCCGCCGACAACGGCGTCGGTCCGACCAGGATCGACGACGTCATCGTCGTCTTCAAGGCCTATCCGACCCGGGTCGGCGAGGGCCCCTTCTCCACCGAGATGTCGGCGGAACAGTCGCATGAACTTGGTATCGAGGAGTTCGGGACCGTCACCCATCGCCAGCGCCGTATCGGCACATGGGACGGGAAGATGGCCCGCTACTCGGCGATGATCAACGGGTGCACCCAGGCGGCGATCACCGGGATCGACCGGATCGACTCTGCCTGTTTCGGCGCGACGGAGTACGACCAGCTGACCAAGAAAGCAAAGGACTTCATCGCGCGGGCCGAGAAGGACATCGGCAAGCCCGTCACCCTGATCTCGACGGGCCCCGAGATGTCCCAGATCATCGATCTTCGGGGCGAGCTATGA
- the cgi121 gene encoding KEOPS complex subunit Cgi121, whose protein sequence is MAEPACDIYQAVFTVDENIRFLNKIRAIADECKTHIILFDADRLAGHEHVKAALRHAWRSWTGGEPIANSIEMEALLYAAGSRQCQVAASFGIHPGENRTYIAVCPPASGVRDCLARLVTFADGNWEEIGPEKRKRLADLFGITAEEVAVVGEARFRDLVLERVALLDVYR, encoded by the coding sequence ATGGCAGAACCAGCATGCGACATCTACCAGGCGGTCTTCACGGTCGATGAGAATATCAGGTTCCTAAATAAGATCCGCGCGATCGCCGACGAGTGCAAGACGCATATTATCCTCTTCGACGCCGACCGCCTGGCAGGGCACGAGCACGTGAAGGCCGCGCTCCGGCACGCCTGGCGGTCGTGGACCGGCGGCGAGCCGATAGCAAACTCGATCGAGATGGAGGCGCTCCTCTACGCCGCCGGTTCGAGGCAGTGCCAGGTGGCCGCGTCCTTCGGGATCCACCCCGGAGAGAACCGGACCTACATCGCCGTCTGTCCGCCGGCGTCGGGCGTCCGGGACTGCCTTGCACGTCTCGTGACGTTTGCCGACGGGAATTGGGAGGAGATCGGCCCGGAGAAACGGAAGCGCCTCGCCGACCTCTTCGGGATCACGGCCGAAGAGGTCGCAGTCGTCGGGGAGGCGCGGTTCCGCGACTTGGTGCTCGAACGGGTGGCGCTCCTCGACGTCTACCGCTGA
- a CDS encoding DUF7524 family protein, giving the protein MSEIHLNRRGINSIEVPGEVEAAPGSDLALRIVNHGLPLHITLASTDSAIFTDFFHENLYVNGDEMFYIPIRENAYPGVFSVEVISGYGARRAKFRVVVRERATPDPEPVEATPPAPPPGLSFRWRPYIPALTLGAVAVVLYGFWLTYRVDLLNAAAFAALLLGVIITWLRQRS; this is encoded by the coding sequence ATGTCGGAGATTCACCTCAACCGTCGGGGGATCAACTCCATCGAGGTTCCGGGGGAGGTAGAGGCAGCGCCGGGGAGCGACCTTGCCCTCCGTATCGTCAACCACGGCCTGCCGCTCCACATCACCCTCGCCTCAACCGACTCCGCGATCTTCACCGACTTCTTCCACGAGAACCTCTACGTGAACGGGGATGAGATGTTTTACATCCCCATCCGGGAGAACGCCTACCCCGGGGTCTTTTCCGTGGAGGTCATCTCCGGGTACGGCGCACGAAGGGCGAAATTCAGGGTCGTGGTCAGGGAGCGGGCGACTCCTGATCCCGAACCGGTCGAGGCCACCCCGCCGGCGCCCCCCCCGGGGCTCTCGTTCCGGTGGCGGCCCTATATTCCGGCTCTCACCCTCGGCGCCGTCGCAGTGGTGCTCTACGGGTTTTGGCTGACCTACCGCGTCGATCTCTTAAACGCCGCTGCGTTCGCGGCGCTGCTGCTCGGGGTCATCATTACATGGTTGCGGCAGCGGTCGTAG
- a CDS encoding aminotransferase class I/II-fold pyridoxal phosphate-dependent enzyme, whose protein sequence is MRDFVSARARAIPPSGIRRFFDIAQTMEDVISLGVGEPDFVTPWCVCEASIYSIEQGSTAYTSNKGTPQLRRAISRYLDGRFGIRYSTDEEIIVTCGVSEAADIAIRAVVDPGDEVLVAEPSYVSYTPCVSLAGGVPVTVPCRAEDEFRLTADALAESITPRTKALIANFPNNPTGGVMQEADWRAVADLLIDHDLLLISDEVYAELTYDGDHFAPAAIPELRDRTITLNGFSKAFAMTGWRIGYLCAPPEITAAALKIHQYVALCAPVMGQVAAYEALRIGEAEKDAMVREYRLRRNLFVDGLNKLGLTCHLPKGAFYAFPSVESTGMTDTEFAESLLREQHVAVVPGSVLGPSGAGHVRCAYAVSRDDLKEALVRMGAFLDSIK, encoded by the coding sequence TTGAGGGACTTCGTCTCGGCACGGGCCCGCGCCATACCCCCCTCCGGCATTCGAAGGTTCTTCGATATCGCCCAGACGATGGAGGACGTCATATCTTTGGGTGTCGGCGAACCGGACTTCGTGACCCCATGGTGCGTCTGCGAGGCGTCCATCTACTCCATCGAGCAAGGGTCGACCGCTTACACCTCGAACAAGGGGACGCCCCAACTCAGGCGCGCCATCAGCCGCTACCTTGACGGCAGGTTCGGGATCCGCTACAGCACCGATGAGGAGATCATCGTGACCTGCGGCGTCTCGGAGGCGGCAGATATCGCTATCCGGGCCGTCGTGGACCCGGGCGACGAGGTGCTGGTGGCGGAGCCCTCGTATGTCTCCTACACACCCTGTGTCTCCCTTGCCGGCGGCGTCCCGGTGACCGTCCCCTGCCGGGCTGAGGACGAGTTCCGGCTGACGGCCGATGCGCTCGCAGAGAGCATAACCCCGCGGACGAAAGCCCTGATAGCAAACTTCCCGAACAACCCCACCGGCGGGGTGATGCAGGAGGCGGACTGGCGCGCCGTCGCCGACCTCCTGATCGACCACGACCTCCTCCTCATCAGCGACGAGGTCTACGCCGAACTCACCTACGACGGCGACCACTTCGCGCCGGCGGCGATCCCCGAGCTCCGCGACCGAACGATCACCTTAAACGGGTTCTCAAAGGCCTTCGCCATGACCGGGTGGCGGATCGGCTACCTCTGCGCCCCGCCCGAGATCACGGCTGCGGCCTTGAAGATCCACCAGTACGTCGCGCTCTGTGCCCCCGTCATGGGGCAGGTTGCGGCGTACGAGGCGCTCCGGATCGGGGAAGCCGAGAAGGACGCCATGGTCCGCGAGTACCGGCTCCGGCGGAACCTCTTCGTCGACGGGCTGAACAAACTCGGTCTTACCTGCCACCTCCCGAAGGGTGCGTTCTATGCCTTCCCCTCGGTGGAGAGTACCGGCATGACCGATACCGAGTTTGCAGAGTCGCTCCTCCGCGAGCAGCACGTGGCGGTTGTCCCCGGGAGCGTCCTCGGGCCGTCCGGCGCCGGGCATGTGCGGTGCGCCTACGCGGTCTCGCGGGACGATCTCAAAGAAGCGTTGGTACGGATGGGGGCCTTCCTAGATTCAATAAAATAA
- a CDS encoding MogA/MoaB family molybdenum cofactor biosynthesis protein, producing the protein MESNHLKPLTVTGAVVTVSSSRKPETDASGKTLIDLLSAADIEVTHYAVIPDDMERIRSEVYVALSRANCIIFTGGTGLTPDDCTIEAVAPLLEKKIDGFGELFRLKSYEEIGTAAILSRAIAGIVGGRAVFCIPGSTKAVALAAREIIIPEIRHILTHASSGQR; encoded by the coding sequence ATGGAGAGTAACCATCTTAAACCCCTTACCGTGACCGGCGCCGTCGTTACCGTCTCTTCCAGCCGGAAACCCGAGACCGATGCCAGCGGAAAGACACTCATCGACCTCCTTTCCGCAGCCGATATCGAGGTGACCCACTACGCCGTGATCCCAGACGACATGGAGCGGATCCGGTCCGAGGTCTACGTAGCGCTTTCGCGTGCAAACTGTATCATCTTCACCGGAGGCACCGGGCTCACCCCCGACGACTGCACCATCGAGGCGGTCGCGCCGCTGCTCGAGAAAAAGATCGACGGGTTCGGGGAACTCTTCCGTCTGAAGAGTTACGAGGAGATCGGGACCGCCGCGATCCTCTCGCGGGCGATCGCCGGTATCGTCGGCGGCCGGGCGGTCTTCTGCATCCCGGGCTCCACAAAGGCGGTCGCGCTCGCCGCCCGGGAGATCATCATCCCCGAGATCAGGCACATCCTCACCCACGCGTCGTCGGGTCAGCGGTAG
- a CDS encoding methytransferase partner Trm112 encodes MRRDLMKILCCPVCKGDLLLTAAEENDEEVLEGTLRCEACRVDYPIVEGIPNLLPQNACED; translated from the coding sequence ATGAGACGGGACCTCATGAAGATCCTCTGCTGCCCGGTCTGCAAGGGGGACCTCCTGCTGACCGCTGCCGAAGAGAACGATGAGGAGGTGCTGGAGGGGACCCTTCGGTGCGAGGCGTGCCGCGTCGACTATCCCATCGTCGAGGGCATCCCGAACCTCCTCCCGCAGAACGCCTGCGAGGACTGA